Sequence from the Magallana gigas chromosome 4, xbMagGiga1.1, whole genome shotgun sequence genome:
ATAGCAGCAGCTTCACACATAAAGGTTCTTAACATTTCATCATCGAGATGAGATCCACAATGTTCCATTAATGAGGAAAGCTCATTTCTCACCGATCGTATCTGTCTTTCCCAGACTCCTCCCATATGACTTGCAGAAGGaacattcattttaaatgtaatgaAATCACATCCTTCGCTGGTTAAGTATCTTTGTAGTTGTTGGTCATCAAGTTCCTTAACTGCATCTCGAACCTCATTTTCTGCTTCAACAAAATTAGTTCCTCGATCACATCTAAGCTGTCGAATTGGGCCTCTAATGGAAATAAAGCGGCGCAATGAGTTGATGAAAGAGCTAGTGTCTAATGAGCATGTAGTTTCTGGGTGAACAGCTCGACATaccatacatgtaaaaagaacGCCATAACGTTTCAACTCTTTACGTCCCTCCCTGATGTACCAAGGTCCAAAGAAATCAACTGCACTGTAAGTAAACGGAGCCTCATCTGTCAATCTATCAGCTGGAAGATCACTCATCCTTTGCACTTGAGTACAAGCTCGCAGCCTACGACATTTCACACATTTCGAAATCTGTGAGTAGACAGCAGAGCTGCAACCAATTATCCAATATCCATTGGCTCTTATTTCGTTCGTTGTCATACCACGTCCTTGATGTCGAATTCTTTCATGATAGTGACGTATCAATAGATTGGTAATGTTAGACTTTCTTGGTATAATTATtggatgttttaattttatgttgaaATTTCCTCTATGTACACGCCCTCCTACTCTAAGTACACCACTATCATCTAAGAATGGGTCGAGGCGGTTAATTGGAGAGTTGAACTTCAGTTGTTTTCGTTTACTTCCAGGGATGTGAGATTTTTCACTTTGGTCCTTTTGAAgagtttctttttcttctttgaaGAATTTTTCCTGTAGTTGGATAATGACTTTATTTTCCGCATGATATAGTTCAGTAACTGAGAGTTCATTCTGAGAAAAGGAGTCTTTTCCCTCTGGCAAGCTACTTGCGTTTGTCTTGATTCTGTTCTGTGTACAATTTATAAATCTAAGACACCATGCAATCACACGCTTTAAATGGTTCCAATCTGAAAAACGATTCAAATAGCCTAATAAACTGCTGTCATACAAAGTTGTTTCTGTTTTCAATGTTTGACATTGTTTCACTTCTGGATCATCATCAGGAATATTAGGATGAGTCACATCACAATTCTTGAAAGGGTTTGTAGTCCACAGGAAATTAGGTCCAGAAAACCATCTACAATTGTTCACAAGTTCGTCTGCAGATGCACCACGAGAAGCGATGTCCGCTGGATTATCACTGGAGCTAACATAATTCCATTGGTATGGTTCACTGACATCACGAATTTGCTGAACCCGATTGGCAACGAACACATGAAATCTTCGAGTGTTGTTAGCAATATAACCAAGAACCACACTACTGTCGGTCCAAAACCACTCTGTCATGTTAGTGTATTCTAGCTCATTTCGCAATAATAAGTTCATTCTCACTGACACCACGGCTGCAGTGAGTTCAAGTCTTGGTATAGTTATTGACTTTAGGGGAGTAACTCGAGACTTTGCCATCACTAATGAACAATGGATATTGTCTTGATCATCAACTAAACGAATGTAAGAACATTGACCGTATCCCATGGTACTGCCATCGGAAAAATGATGCAATTCTGCTGTAATGACTTTTCCAAAATCCTTTGGTTTGAAACATCTTGCGACCTCTACATGTAAATTCTGGAATTGTTGAAGATCTATTCTCCATTTTTCCCATCGAGTTCTCAATGTGTCTGGTATAGGGCTGTCCCAGTCTATTTGATTTCTGCACATTTCTTGGAGAATTTGTTTTCCCACAAGAATAAATGGAGAGATTAACCCAAGTGGATCATATACAGAACTCAGAGTTGACAATACACCACGTCGAGTCAAGGGTCGATCATTCAATACTATCTTAAACTGAAAAGAGTCGGATTCTATACACCACTGTATACCAAGTGTCTTTTCTACAGGAAGTTTGTCATGAAGAAGGTCCACATTCTTCAATACTTTAGCTCTCTCATTTTGAGGAATGTCTTTCAGTACGTCTTTGGAATTTGATAAGAACTTGTGTAATCGTAGGCCACTTTTCTGACACATCTCCTTACTTTTTTGAATAAGAGTCACAGCGTCGGATATAGTTGATACGGATTTCAAGCCATCATCGACATAGAAGTTGTGTCGCACGAAGTTTGCTACGTCTGTTCCAAATTCAGTTTCGTTATCACTGGCCATTTGTTTCATACCAAAATTTGCACAGCCAGGTGAAGAAGCAGCTCCAAATAGATGCCCGCACATTCTGAATTCTGAAGGTAAGTTATTTGTGTCACCACTTTCCCAcaataaaaaacgtaaatagTTTCGATGTTCATAATTCACTCTGAACTGATGGAACATTTGTTCAATGTCACAAACAATAGCAATGGGTTCCTTACGAAATCAACAAAGAACTCCAACTAACGTATTGGTAAGATCAGGTCCTTGTAGGAGGTAATCGTTTAACGACTGTCCTTCATATTTTGCGCTACAGTCAAAGACAACACGAAGCTTGTTTGGTTTTTGTGGGTTAAAAACACCATGGTGAGGAATGTACCAGGAATGATCATCAAAGCATGTCTGCTCATCTTCTGGAACTTTTTCAGCAAAACCTTTCTGTATCATATCCGTCATGAAATTTACATACTGTGATCTGTATGTCTCATCTTTATCAAGTTTTCCTTTTAAATGCTTCAAACGCTGCTCAGCCATGCTTATGTTGTTTGGTAGATAAGATAAGTCCTCACGGAATGGTAATGGCATTTCGTAATGTCCATCTAAAAagtgaattacattttttagaaTGGCAAGAAACTTACGATCATCATTAGAAATCGATTTCATACCAACAGAATGTTCTATAAAGTCTAGTTCAAACATTTGTGAAAGTGTCTCTGGCTTTATCAATTCTTTGATTTTGGTTTGAAGGGAAAACATCACATGTTTTGGTCCATGTCCGTCAGAGTTTAAAATGCTCGGAGGTACTTCACATGCAATGATACGATGACTTGTGCGAATGCAGTCATTTTCGTCTTCAAAACTCTGATCAGTAATTCCAACAATACTCCAACCGAGATCTGTTCTTTGTCCATATGGTCCCTCATCTTGGGGTGCTATTACGTCACGGGGTATTAGGGCTCTCGCACAATTGTAACCAATCAAAAGTCCAATCTCACAGTTTTGCATAGGCATAATTTCTGAAGCTATTGGTTTAAGATATGGCCATGCATTTGCTACTTCTGGAGTATGAATATGAGAGCGATCAGCTGGCATAATGTTTCCTGTAAATGTATCAGGCAATGGTATCTTCAATTCAATAGTGAATCCACGTACTACTAAGTCTCTTACTTTATGACTTTCAACAACCTGATTTTCTGCATACATTGTAGACAACAACAATTTGACCGTTGTTCCTGACAGTCCAAGTTCACGATAGGTGTCCTCTAATATGAATGTTGTATCTGACTGAGTATCTAAAAGTGCATATACCAGTTTTTCTTGGTCTGGTTTATCCCTGTGAGAAACATATACTGGCACTATCATAGAAGTCTTGTTTGTCACGCCATCATGGTTTCGGAGGGATGATGATCTAATTCTCCCTGCATGAGACGGAAAAGGTTGTGATTCATGAACAGAGTTCTCTGATTTCTGAGTTCTCTGCATATATCACCATGAAGAGATGTAGGATGATTCCTACCGCAAGTCCTACACTTCAGTCTTCGCTCGCAATGCTTAGAAATGTGACCAGCATTTAAACACCCAAAACacaaattgttttctttggCATACTTCTTTCTATATTCTACGTCCATAGCTAGAAAATCGTTACAATGGTTGACATAATGTTCTCCTTTACAAAGAGCACAGGATTTTCCTGTCCTGGGAGTCGTGAATGTAGCGAAAGTTCTTCCTTTGTCAGCAAAAGATGAATATCTGTTCCTGTTGGGTTTCTTTGAATGAGTAAAGAAATTCGCCGTTTCACTTTGTCCACGCTGCACTTGCTCAGATTTAACTGCTTGAATTGAAATCACAGGATCACAGGCGATTTTAGCTTCTTTGGACATGAATTCCATGAAGTCCTTGAAAGGAGGATACTGGTAGGATTCTTCCTTTTTCTGCACTACAATGCGGCCCCATCTGACAACTAGCCAGTCCGGTAGTCTGCTCaacattttctggttttctCTGCTATCGTTCAAGACATATAGGTTTCCAATGCTTCTCGTAGCGGTATAACACTGTCTCAAAAAGTCGGAAAATTTCTGAAGACCAGGGCCATCTCTTGAGGCAATTTTTGGCCATTTGTCAAGTTTATCTCTGAACACACTACTTATAATGAAAGGATCTCCATAACGTTGATCTAACAATGATTTGGCTTCCTCAAAGGAATCACTAGTAGTTATAAGGAAATAGTTTTCGATAACATCCTTTACTGGTCCACCAATGTACTTTTTCAAGTAGTGAATCCTTTCTGAAACTGGAATTTGCCTTTGCTCGATTAACGCTTGAAAAGCAACCTTCCATCCGGGATACTTGAGAGGGTCTCCATAGAATATATTGGGCTCGGGGGGAGGAAGTCTACTGAGGCTCATCTGTTGTGCTAATGAATTAGCTAAACTCAATAGTCCCTGTTCCAAGTTTGGTGATCTACATGTAGATTCAGTTGGAGCTAATTGTTCATTCACATAGGTGTTTACATTGGTCGTCCTTGGAACATTCATATGAGTTGGTG
This genomic interval carries:
- the LOC105324064 gene encoding uncharacterized protein; translated protein: MIVPVYVSHRDKPDQEKLVYALLDTQSDTTFILEDTYRELGLSGTTVKLLLSTMYAENQVVESHKVRDLVVRGFTIELKIPLPDTFTGNIMPADRSHIHTPEVANAWPYLKPIASEIMPMQNCEIGLLIGYNCARALIPRDVIAPQDEGPYGQRTDLGWSIVGITDQSFEDENDCIRTSHRIIACEVPPSILNSDGHGPKHVMFSLQTKIKELIKPETLSQMFELDFIEHSVGMKSISNDDRKFLAILKNVIHFLDGHYEMPLPFREDLSYLPNNISMAEQRLKHLKGKLDKDETYRSQYVNFMTDMIQKGFAEKVPEDEQTCFDDHSWYIPHHGVFNPQKPNKLRVVFDCSAKYEGQSLNDYLLQGPDLTNTLVGVLC
- the LOC136274837 gene encoding uncharacterized protein, with the protein product MFHQFRVNYEHRNYLRFLLWESGDTNNLPSEFRMCGHLFGAASSPGCANFGMKQMASDNETEFGTDVANFVRHNFYVDDGLKSVSTISDAVTLIQKSKEMCQKSGLRLHKFLSNSKDVLKDIPQNERAKVLKNVDLLHDKLPVEKTLGIQWCIESDSFQFKIVLNDRPLTRRGVLSTLSSVYDPLGLISPFILVGKQILQEMCRNQIDWDSPIPDTLRTRWEKWRIDLQQFQNLHVEVARCFKPKDFGKVITAELHHFSDGSTMGYGQCSYIRLVDDQDNIHCSLVMAKSRVTPLKSITIPRLELTAAVVSVRMNLLLRNELEYTNMTEWFWTDSSVVLGYIANNTRRFHVFVANRVQQIRDVSEPYQWNYVSSSDNPADIASRGASADELVNNCRWFSGPNFLWTTNPFKNCDVTHPNIPDDDPEVKQCQTLKTETTLYDSSLLGYLNRFSDWNHLKRVIAWCLRFINCTQNRIKTNASSLPEGKDSFSQNELSVTELYHAENKVIIQLQEKFFKEEKETLQKDQSEKSHIPGSKRKQLKFNSPINRLDPFLDDSGVLRVGGRVHRGNFNIKLKHPIIIPRKSNITNLLIRHYHERIRHQGRGMTTNEIRANGYWIIGCSSAVYSQISKCVKCRRLRACTQVQRMSDLPADRLTDEAPFTYSAVDFFGPWYIREGRKELKRYGVLFTCMVCRAVHPETTCSLDTSSFINSLRRFISIRGPIRQLRCDRGTNFVEAENEVRDAVKELDDQQLQRYLTSEGCDFITFKMNVPSASHMGGVWERQIRSVRNELSSLMEHCGSHLDDEMLRTFMCEAAAIVNSRTLTVANIHDPNSLELLTPNHLLTMKSTIILPPPGQFQREDLYSHKRWRRVQTLLTNFGSVGGRNS